The following proteins are co-located in the bacterium genome:
- a CDS encoding metallophosphoesterase — translation MILFMLVYFGIYGSMHAYLFWKIHQVLQPEGLFLAAFTGFLLLMLNGPILVRILERNGQIMPATVLAWISYTWMAFLLWFWFLAVIRDLFNIGVRIAAQIAPDAYRLIIHARPALLVSLVLIALATIWGLVEARGLTVEHVTIKSGAFSSTSGPVKVAQISDIHIGLIEGQRRLEQIVAILEREKPDILLCTGDLIDGMTPHTNHLSKAFTRYDPPLGKFAVTGNHEFYAGLRGSLAFMEEAGFTVLRGTSAQAGPLRIAGVDDPAGSRTGEASYTDEAAALAMGNGSSFTILMKHQPDITTRSLGQFDLQLSGHTHKGQIFPFNFPVKLRHPYIAGLYELDSGSRIYTSRGTGTWGPPLRLLAPAEVTIFTINP, via the coding sequence ATGATTCTTTTCATGCTTGTCTATTTCGGCATCTACGGCTCGATGCACGCCTATCTTTTCTGGAAGATCCACCAGGTGCTCCAGCCCGAGGGGTTGTTTCTTGCCGCCTTTACAGGTTTCCTGCTGCTCATGCTCAACGGCCCCATCCTCGTCAGGATCCTGGAACGAAACGGCCAGATCATGCCGGCTACCGTGCTGGCCTGGATCTCCTACACCTGGATGGCCTTTCTTCTCTGGTTCTGGTTCCTCGCGGTGATCCGGGACCTGTTCAATATCGGGGTGCGGATAGCCGCACAGATCGCACCCGATGCCTACCGCCTCATCATACATGCCAGGCCCGCCCTGCTCGTCAGCCTCGTCCTCATCGCCCTCGCCACCATCTGGGGGCTGGTGGAGGCCCGCGGGCTCACCGTCGAGCATGTCACCATTAAAAGCGGAGCCTTCTCCTCGACCAGCGGCCCCGTGAAGGTGGCCCAGATCTCCGACATCCACATCGGCCTTATCGAGGGGCAAAGGCGCCTGGAACAGATCGTTGCCATCCTTGAGAGGGAAAAGCCTGACATCCTCCTGTGTACCGGCGACCTCATCGACGGCATGACGCCGCACACCAACCACCTCAGCAAAGCCTTCACCCGGTACGATCCGCCCCTGGGAAAGTTTGCCGTCACCGGGAACCACGAATTTTACGCCGGGCTCAGGGGGAGCCTGGCTTTCATGGAAGAAGCCGGTTTTACGGTGCTCCGCGGCACGTCAGCACAGGCCGGTCCGCTTCGCATCGCCGGGGTGGACGATCCGGCCGGATCACGGACCGGTGAAGCGTCCTACACCGATGAGGCCGCTGCCCTCGCCATGGGGAACGGGAGCAGCTTCACCATTCTCATGAAGCACCAACCCGATATCACGACCCGGTCGCTGGGGCAGTTCGACCTTCAGCTCTCCGGACACACCCACAAAGGCCAGATCTTCCCCTTCAACTTCCCGGTAAAGCTGCGGCACCCCTACATTGCCGGCCTGTACGAACTCGACAGCGGAAGCCGTATCTACACCAGCCGGGGGACGGGGACCTGGGGGCCGCCCCTGAGGTTGTTGGCTCCAGCGGAGGTCACGATCTTTACGATAAATCCCTAA
- a CDS encoding nitrophenyl compound nitroreductase subunit ArsF family protein, which produces MTVFRLLGFLLIFLTLPGLMAAGPGPAHAEDVLPDGCLGNLTDDQVIVYYFHRKFRCGSCEVIESTLQRALETYYGPHFTNGRLAMCVVNIDDPANRHYLEQFQLLSTSLVIVKKSKGSVARFKHIDSIWEISEDPDAISHILQTEISRYLTEG; this is translated from the coding sequence ATGACCGTATTCCGCCTCCTTGGGTTCCTTCTCATTTTCCTGACGCTGCCGGGCCTTATGGCCGCGGGACCCGGACCGGCCCATGCCGAAGATGTCCTGCCCGATGGCTGCCTCGGCAACCTGACCGACGACCAGGTCATCGTTTACTATTTCCATCGAAAGTTCAGATGCGGTTCGTGTGAGGTCATCGAATCGACGCTGCAAAGAGCCCTCGAAACCTATTACGGTCCTCACTTCACTAACGGCCGGCTGGCCATGTGCGTGGTCAACATCGACGATCCGGCCAACAGGCACTACCTGGAGCAGTTCCAACTCCTATCCACGTCCCTTGTTATCGTAAAGAAAAGCAAGGGATCGGTAGCCCGCTTCAAACACATCGATTCCATCTGGGAGATCTCCGAGGACCCTGATGCCATCTCCCACATCCTGCAGACCGAAATATCCAGGTACCTTACGGAAGGGTAA
- a CDS encoding tryptophan-rich sensory protein, giving the protein MDRYRWAAAFFIFLMMCLGAELTGSLLTAPAIRSGWFEALEKPAFNPPAWVFGPVWTALFFLMAVAAWLVWRQEGEKPVRIPLVAFYIQLVCNVMWSALFFGSMRPGWALAEIVILWGLILITAMLFYRVSRLAGLLFIPYLGWVAFAAVLNGFIWWMNREGVVQVTGMQL; this is encoded by the coding sequence ATGGACCGTTACCGTTGGGCCGCGGCGTTCTTCATATTCCTGATGATGTGCCTGGGTGCCGAGCTTACGGGAAGCCTTCTCACCGCTCCTGCCATCCGTTCCGGCTGGTTCGAAGCCCTTGAAAAACCGGCGTTTAACCCCCCGGCATGGGTCTTCGGCCCCGTGTGGACGGCCCTGTTCTTCCTCATGGCAGTGGCCGCCTGGCTCGTCTGGAGACAGGAGGGTGAAAAACCGGTACGCATTCCCCTGGTCGCGTTCTACATCCAGCTTGTGTGCAACGTCATGTGGTCGGCCCTGTTTTTCGGGTCCATGCGGCCGGGGTGGGCACTGGCTGAGATCGTTATCCTCTGGGGTCTCATCCTGATAACGGCGATGCTGTTTTACAGGGTCAGCCGTCTTGCCGGGCTCCTGTTCATCCCTTACCTCGGATGGGTGGCTTTCGCGGCGGTGCTTAACGGGTTCATCTGGTGGATGAACCGCGAAGGAGTCGTGCAGGTCACCGGAATGCAGTTGTAA
- a CDS encoding SDR family oxidoreductase, producing MNGEKQDKPLILLTGASGYIGGRLLPLLENKGLRVRCIARHPAYLISRVGKGTEVVHADLLEPDSLEAALEGVQAAYYLVHSMGAAGDFEERDRVAAQNFGRAAQKAGVDRIVYLGGLAQGEELSTHLASRHEVGRILADSGVPVIEFRASIIIGSGSLSFEMVRALVERLPVMTTPMWVRSCTQPIAVEDALAYLVSALDLPEGQEGIFEIGGADRVSYDGILREYARQRGLPRLIIPVPFMSPHLSSHWLALVTPLYAKVGRKLIEGVRNDSCVADPRALQMFDIQPRGLSDAIARAIANEDQQIAATHWSDALADRSDEHHWWGLPFGTRRVDSYSRFLCYEPEEVFAPIQCIGGENGWYAYNWMWKFRGAMDRISGGVGLRRGRRDPFDIREGDAIDFWRVEKYVKDRLLLLYAEMKLPGRAWLYFEVGPHEGGSEVRMTAVFDPVGVWGRVYWYAVYPFHFFVFNGMFRGIVRTIERSRKECTV from the coding sequence GTGAACGGGGAAAAGCAAGACAAGCCGCTTATTCTGCTCACGGGAGCCTCAGGCTACATCGGAGGCCGCCTGCTTCCCTTGTTGGAAAACAAAGGTCTCCGGGTCCGGTGTATCGCCCGTCATCCGGCGTACCTGATATCAAGGGTGGGTAAGGGGACGGAGGTGGTTCACGCTGATCTCCTGGAGCCCGATAGCCTTGAAGCCGCCCTGGAGGGCGTCCAGGCCGCATACTACCTGGTCCACTCCATGGGGGCGGCGGGCGATTTTGAGGAAAGGGACCGGGTGGCGGCGCAAAACTTCGGACGCGCCGCACAGAAGGCCGGTGTGGACCGGATCGTCTACCTGGGGGGGTTGGCGCAGGGGGAGGAGCTGTCAACTCACCTTGCCAGCCGGCATGAGGTGGGAAGGATCCTGGCTGACTCCGGTGTCCCGGTCATCGAGTTTCGCGCCTCCATTATCATCGGTTCGGGCAGCCTGTCCTTCGAGATGGTCAGGGCGCTGGTTGAGCGGCTTCCGGTCATGACGACTCCCATGTGGGTGCGGTCCTGCACCCAGCCCATCGCTGTTGAGGATGCCCTGGCTTACCTCGTCTCGGCCCTCGACCTTCCTGAAGGACAGGAGGGTATCTTCGAGATAGGCGGCGCCGACCGCGTTTCCTACGACGGCATCCTCCGGGAGTACGCCCGACAGAGGGGCCTTCCCCGGCTCATCATCCCCGTGCCTTTCATGTCGCCCCACCTGTCCAGCCACTGGCTGGCGCTGGTTACTCCGCTTTACGCGAAAGTGGGCCGCAAGCTCATCGAGGGGGTGCGTAACGACAGCTGCGTCGCGGACCCGCGGGCGCTGCAAATGTTCGATATTCAGCCCAGGGGGCTTTCCGATGCCATAGCCAGGGCCATTGCCAACGAGGATCAGCAGATCGCCGCCACCCACTGGTCCGATGCCCTTGCGGACAGGAGCGACGAACACCACTGGTGGGGGCTGCCCTTCGGAACACGTCGTGTGGATTCCTACTCGCGGTTCCTGTGTTATGAACCGGAAGAGGTCTTCGCTCCCATCCAGTGCATCGGCGGGGAAAATGGATGGTACGCTTACAACTGGATGTGGAAGTTTCGGGGGGCGATGGACCGGATCAGCGGCGGTGTCGGTCTGCGCCGGGGCCGTCGCGACCCCTTTGATATCAGGGAGGGGGACGCCATCGATTTCTGGCGGGTTGAAAAGTACGTCAAGGACCGTCTGCTCCTCCTTTACGCAGAGATGAAGCTTCCGGGGCGGGCATGGCTTTATTTCGAGGTCGGCCCCCACGAGGGAGGTTCAGAGGTCCGGATGACAGCCGTGTTCGATCCTGTCGGGGTCTGGGGAAGGGTATACTGGTACGCGGTCTACCCCTTCCACTTTTTTGTCTTTAACGGGATGTTCCGGGGGATCGTCAGGACCATCGAGCGCAGCAGAAAGGAGTGTACCGTCTGA